The Lasioglossum baleicum chromosome 12, iyLasBale1, whole genome shotgun sequence genome segment ACAACCTCCCTTATTATGGCATACGGATCGAAAGATATGTGGTCCGAATTAGTTCAAAATCCTGTAACAGATCTATTCACAATCGGCACCGGTGATACGGAAGAGGATTTGTTACCGATAACCAATTTGATCTCCAGAATAAAACAAGGTGAAAGAATTAGTGCTATCGGTATTTTagtcaattttgaatttcatattAACAAAAGGAAAATGTACTTTTTTTGCAGTTCCTAAACGGCTTATCAATACACAATGTGgttcaaatttcatttcgacTGGACAATCAAATGCATACGTTGATTATGTTCCGCCAAATACTGTTAATTTGTATAGATTACATCCTAATTATTTTTTCAAACCTGGAAGTTCTGCTACAGTAAAGGTAAGATTTCCGTTCAagcatataattttaatatccaTGGTTGTTCACACAATACATAAACCATCTTTGAATCTTCCTAGATTCAAGGCTCCAACTTAGATAATCTGACTATATGCTCGGCACGAGAACCACTGTATCCCAATGCAAAGCAAAACGTAATGTCTAAAACATGCGTATCGGTGACTGGTGAAACATATAACATCACAGTTTCTTGTGCCGAAGCTACTTTCATTCATGATTGCCCACCGCTCTATTTGTCTGTAATTGCAAATTCCACGTCAACGGCGTGCACAGGTAAACACTATTATTTCATCTATTGTTGCACAAGAAAATCAAACAAGAATATAGGAAAATCCGTAAATGTTAATCTTTCTTcccatttttcctttttctttcagATCTTCAAAAGTGccgattttcaacttcaataaaATACACGATATCCTACGACAATCTAATGTGTGTCAGTGGTGCAAGCAAAATTGCATTTAGTTCACTTATTCTAATTGTACTCTTAGCATTCCTCAATTTATAAAAAGGACGATAATCTTTTCTAGATTTACGAATAGAATAATCATCTATCATTCATTCCTGAATATCAAGTATTCAGATAATGGTTCAAGAACATTTTATATATCGACTATGCctcttattatataataataatgtgtGCAACTGAgcataaatttatatttccatACTTATAATTAAAAAACACGCAACTTTCACGATTCTCTTTTATAATACAGTGATTAGGTGATAGCAAAAAATTACGGCGAATGTGGATTTTGTATatgtttttgtataaataatgtATTACCTCGTGTCAAAACGAAAATACAACATAACTGCTTTAACTTTAAATAAAAGGTTTACAGAGCGTAACTGTATGATCTATTCCGCATGCAACTTTCTTTACTTGCGCTCCAACAGTTACCTATAACAATCGTATCGTCATATTAttatgcatatacatatattacatgtACTTTACTGTTATGCTCTTTTTCCGAATATAGCTAACTTACCTTTAATGGAAAACATTGATCTTTAATGTGCCCCAATCCTAGAGATCCAAACTTATTACAACCCCACATATACAAATCACCTATATTAGTTAAGGCTGCTAGATGACTCATACcgcaaaatattttaattacctACGAGCAAGTACGGAATTAATTTATGTGTATTTACTAGATTTGTGTCGATTCGAATATTTATTGCTTACTTTCGTATTTTTTTCATATGCGTTTTTACCAAATAAAATAGATGGAATTTGTGTGGGTTGCGaaatgtttttaatttcaggTCCAAAACCAAGAATACCATATCCCCATACGTAAACATCTCCTGCATCTATGGCACGCATACAATGTAAAAGTCCAATACCGATATTATATATGAATACATACCATTTAAAGCCATGCAAAAACAACCGCCGCTTGCTATATCGGTAATGCGACCCAATTGTTCCAATCTGTTCAATTCTGTGGCAATGTTTATTTGCTGATTATCACCGGTAGTAAATAATTGTCCATACTCGGAGTTACCCCAGCCAAACACTTTTCCTTTATCTGCAATTACGTAGCTGTTGTAACTAGTCGATCGCTCAGAGTACACTATTATTCGATGGTTTTCAACATCGCATAAATATGCAATTTATCATAGAATCAATACATGAATATTGGAGATACCGCTGAGTGCTAATACACAATCTGCTATGCAAGCAACTTTTATAATATGCTGTCCAGCCAAATCTCCCTTCACCAAAGTCGGTCTATACTCATTTTGGTAATGCGCCAAGCCGGTCTGTCCATCCGCACCCCAACCAAAAGTATATACTTCACCGGATTCTGTTAAGAGTATACTATCATATAGCGATAAGGAAAGATATTCAAATATATAACGATTACATTGATTGTGACACATTATTATATCTTGTACCTGTGGTCTTGACCAGCTGTAACAGCTTTTATTCTTTTGCCCTTGATATCAGATATATGATGAACTACTTTACTTTTATTATACTCTTCGTTCGATATTATAGGTCTACCACACTGTCCATAGGCATTATTTCCTAATGTAAACAAGCCTTCATTCGTTAGTACCAACAAGTGTGCTCTTCCAGCAGCAATATCTATAACTCTACTCGAAGATTCTTTGAGTGGCAATATAATGGGTCTTGGGTCGATTATTAAATCGTTAGGAAACTTTCTGTCCAGATTATTGAAACCTGTCAACGTGTTAGATGTTAGGTCTTTGTACATAATAGAGTGCTTTATTGATAAATATCTCAAGTGACTGGCCTGTaattgtcccagaactatccccatTACCGCGGAGTATACCCCATCAGGGGCCCTGAAGCTTGAGAGGCCTCGATCGCAGAGAAGTGTAACATAATatgggtcgggtatatcggtgtgaaaccAGGAGACCACTACTAATCcgataacaaaacttctttatttttcattatttttttatgggactttcactaacatattcgtggcatttttctaatgaaaatgataccaaatatgatatatttCCAATGATATTTATTTGTGTGAtgaataaactgcggattttatgcatttatgacaaaaatgggcagatgtaatttaaaacagtaaaaacatcaaGACGATTTAAGGACATTCAtatgtaatatttaatttattacaatttttaaaaataggaagaaatttttatatggtccCTGCATCTAGCaagtgacgaagaaaatttttattttgcataatgatcagTAGTCTAGTGACGaacgatgaaaatttcatcagaattatatcatatttgatatcattttcattagaaaaatgccacgaatatggtTTTGCATTAGTTATGTTTATACTTCTTGGCGACCAAGGCCCTTGAGCTTTACTGTCCTTTTCTATgttcggcaaaagtcaaagaatagtatccctagCTGGACCCATGTTTTGAACAATTATCAATAAAACACTGTACTGTGAAACTTACGATTAACTACTAATATTTACCGAGCTGGGAGTCCGTGTTTATTCCACTtccatataaaatattttcatcttTGGAAGATACGGCAAAAGCGGTAAAACCATAACCACAAGTTATATTTGTCACATTGTGTTTTTCTCCAAAAAGTAATCGTTTTGGCTGTGCCACATAATAAAAACCTTTCATATCTAATGATCGTTTTAGTATTCCAAGAGCTCCGTGTGCCGCTAAACCCCAAACATATACTCTGTGAGTTCCTGGATCGCTAACAGGATACTGAAACACTATACAAATATCATGGATTAATACATTCGCTAATACGATTTCAAATGATATAATTTTGGATGTAATACCTGGAAGTTCTTTTAAAATAGACTTTTTGTTCTCCGGTTTATTCAAACGTATGCTTTCGCTGCGTTTTCGCGCAGACTTTTTGATACAGGTTTTCATCACATTCAACATATTTAAATAGTTACTATTGTTTCTTGTTTATCAATTAGAATTTATCATTAGAATTATAGAGGTGACGGTGACACTCCTGTCTCCTGTCCTGTCGGGATGTTCGATGTATACGACGTACGAATCGTACGGTACGATACCTCTGGATACCTcgaaattgtaaattgtaaacctATTTATACATGCGGTCTAACGAGGTCGGCGTTCCCCAAAAAATTGAGGAAATGTTTGAAAACGTGGCAATATTAGATCTGTAATATCACAGAAAGCAGTATTTAATTTCGACTTAGTCACCGTaattattttcgttttattcttcgttttaattttagcattcaaagattaaaaaatttccACGGGAAAGTAGGTAAATATGTAAGTATTTATTTAGTCAAATATTAGTTTTTACTTTTTACCCATTTTTACCTATGAATATGTAATTGAGCGACACTAGCGTCACTTGCGATTTTCACGTAGCGGTAAAACGCTCAAATTGTTAGCCAAAGGTTACCGACCACTGATATATATCAGTGTTACCGACGCACAGATATACCTGTATTTACTATCACCAGAGAGTGGACCTAAATTATACCCAATTATACCACAGACAAGGTATTATCTATTTATACCAGGTTTATACCTCGTGAttagaaagaagcacccggccatatataatagaaataagcgtaaaaaatcaaataagaacacagtaagttctgaaaaaggattccgctgtttataattgaatagttctgagaatatatatatatgtattattgcagattatctaatactttaaatgtaataaatcagtcattgtacaatacattatattatatcttataattatatactgggtgcttctttaaAGAAGAAGAAATCTATTTTGTACAGTAGTGTAGGTACCTCGTCTATATATATACAGAGaggataaatatatatatgctaCCAGAGAATGCTActatacaaacatatatatatatatatatacatatatatatatatatatatacacagatGATACACAGAGTTATTCTATGGCGAAAATGACAAGAACTATTTTTCgcacgaataaaaaataatatttgaatgcagAAAATACGAAATACCAGGAGGACCAAGGACATACTGCACTGAATTCTGTGGCCTTCATAAGAATATTCTATGTTTTCAAAGTTTTCTCACGAACATAAAGGTTTTATCTCATGTGAGACACAATCGTCGCGCGATAGCGGCGATCAAAGGCGGTCTGTACGAATAATGGGCGAAAGATAAGATACATCTGTAATTATAATAAGAAGTGGAAGTATAAAATATACGGTatacagaaaatgaaattgtctGAACTGAAAGGCACTTTAAATATATAGCTTTCGAAATACTTTTCAGTTAATGGTAAATGTATATCAATGTATATTGTAAATGATTGCTCTTCAACGAGGAAGAAAACTGTGTTGGGTGCTGGGTACAGAGGGTAAATTTGTTTGCTGGCTTGCAAACAAATTCGGTTCGCCTATTGAATCGTAATAAAATATATCCTTTACGCCTTACAAGTTATTCGTATTTGAACAAAGATACGGTGTACGGTATACGGTGTATGTATCTACATCTATTTATCTACATTCTACATACTCGAATAAAAGGGGTCAGTAGAGAGTAGAGACAGAGAGATAGTTTGTGGTTATTTGTTACGGCGCGCCTACCATCCGGACGATGGAAATAGATTTTCATTCGTGAAGTCACACGCCGAGATGTTCTAGATATATAATTCGTGGCAACTCCGTGAGGGAATTGGCAGCCATTTTTAAACTGCTTGCTTagtataataaagtagagaaagGGATTATGAATGAGAAAAAAACAACTCACAAAAGGGAAATACGCGGAGTAAGAATGGATTAGAAGGTAGCATGATCTTGACGCGCATCAAATGAGGCAAACGAGGATTCTGAAATCCGTGTGTACGTGTTGACTGACGAGTGATTCGTTTCGAGTGGACGGTACTCGAGCGAATGCACTTCTTCCCCGTGAAATTGATGGAAATGGTGAACTGTCAACACCTCTGCAAAATGAGAATATGAATTTGATTCGAATCACCGTGACGAGCAAGGATCGGCTGGTTTGAAGGAGAATCGTGTCGATCGCGTGACGGGTGAACAGTTCGATGCCGAAAGGCCCCGGCTAAGAGCGATGTCGATGTTAACATGCAAGAGAACAACGAATACAAAGATCGTGGCTCTCGAATGCTAAGTTCCTATAATAATGGCAGATAATGTACACAGAAAATCGCATAAGCTGTCGGATGGTAGTAGTAGAAAGACGTCGAACACAGTGCACCGTACCACCACCGAGACGATTCGGTTAGGAGAGCCAGAGAAACTGTACCAGCCGGTTAGTTTGACCAGCTCCAGCAACGTGACGGCCAGTAATCAGTGTCGGAAAAAGACATCGTCCTTCCAAATAACAAGCGTTACCGTCGGTTGTCGTATGAGCAACGATGCTGGCGAAGATTCGAACGATGATCTGGACGAATCCCATACAGAGGACAATTCCGTGGAACACTCGCGTATCACCGATATCGACATCGAAACGCCTAGTTACTCCGAAGATACCTTTTCCAAAGAGGATGTATTCTTCAATACAAGTAACGCTGCTCTCAGCACAGCTCCGGTGATTCCTACCAGTTCTCAATATGGTCTGGCGATCGTACCATCGGAGGGGAGCAATGTTATTAATTCGGTAAACGACAGCAATATTAATACTCTGGATATTACGTCTGTTACCGACAATAATATTATCAACTTACTGTCAAGTAACGCTAAACAAGATGCCGACCTGCGCGAAGTACATTCGCACGGTAGAAACGAGCGGTTCAAAGTGGTTAAAATTGAAAGCACCGAACCTTTCAAAAGAGGCAGATGGACTTGTATGGATTATTTAGACCACACGTCAGTCAATCAACCAACCGCGATCAGTACTCCTAAAGTGTCAGATCCGAACGAGGTATGCATATCTTACGGGGTTACGGATAGTGGAATCGTGATACCAGATTCTTCCAAGCAATCCGTCATATCTGAGGAGAAAGGTATAGGCATAGATTCTAATGGACAAGTATCCACCCATCAGGATGTGCATGCATCGATCGGCGTACCAAATAATCCTGCAACTGTTACGAACGCTAATTACGCAGTAAGCAATTCTATTCCTCCAAATGCTCAGCATAATCCGACGCAAGTTCAAACTCAGCAAAAGGTTCAAGCCCCGACGCAAATTCCCCCATATTTCCAATCTACCACTCAGCAGTTGACCTCTCAGtcgcaacaacagcaacagcaacaacaacagcaacaacaaggAGGGCAGGGATCAACATTACCATCTAATCTGCAACCTGCCCATCCGAATAATTTGACTCAACCTCAAAGTATGCCCCAAGGGTCTATTCCTATCATAACACAGACTGGTAATAACAATGTGACAGCTCAGCAAAATATAGCTCATTCTAAAGAAGATACATATGTGACAGTGAGTACGCAGAATCAGTCGATGCCAGTCCAAACAGTTTGTCAGCCATCTGTTCAACAACCACCAGTTCCAACGTCTCAGGCTCCAAACATTCTGGTTAcccaacagcagcagcaacagcacgCGCCTCCTCctcagcaacaacagcagcagcaacaacaacagcctCCTCAACCACTGCAAACACAAATTTCTGAATCGTTGACTGCCATACAGGGAATGCAGAGCATCCAGAATATTCATAAAGTTCCTCAAACTGGTGCACAGCAAACTTCTTCGACTATACACGCTCCCGGAGCACCGGTACAATCGCAAGTGATACCTCCAACTCAAATGCAACCCCAAACGTCTGGTAGCAATGCTCAAGTGCAAATGGCGCAAGTGTCGGCTAGTTGCCAAAACGTTGTAGGTGGTTTGCAACAAGGAAGCATGACGTTTCATCAGTCAGACCCGGAGCAGGACTCCATCGCAGGCATAGTAACTGCATCTACAACTCAGTCGGCTGATACCGCGCTTCTAGAATCTTTAACCGAAGTTACGCAAGGCAGTGATGAACATCATACCCTCGAAGATAACGAAAGGTACGCGTTTGGGTAATTTCAATCAAATTATCCGCGTTGTATAAGTATAACTATAACTTGTAATGCTATTTTTACTACAGCATGTCGGGGACTAGTGCTGTAGCAATTGATAACAAGATTGAGCAAGCCATGGTAAGCGATCTATGTCAGAAACAATTACTCAATGAAGATAACGAACTGTAATGTCGGTTTAACGAGCGATTACACCTTTTTCTAGGATCTTGTTAAGAGTCATTTAATGTTTGCTGTACGAGAAGAAGTCGAAGTACTCAAGGAAAAAATAGCAGAACTTATGGATCGCATCAATCAATTGGAAGCTGAAAATTCAATTCTAAAAGCTCACGCAACTCCAGAAACGTTAGCTCAATTGAGCCAATCCAATGCAAAATTACCCCAAAACAGTTCAGGAAACGGTCAATAGGTAACCAttgtacataagtttctattaATACTTTGTCAAGTACATAATGgataatataattattgtatataactttacgatttttagaaatttataaacaatgagatttattatattatacatattagcaTTAGCAACtttttttaaagtaaattaAAGATAATAGATTATTTTTTACTATTTCAGTTTACTgtttagaaaatataaataataatttaaatctgtaaattcaattttctttcaaaatgatAATCATTTTGGAAATATGTATTGTTACGATCTTAGACAGAAACAAGGACATATATGAGTATGAGTGCATGCCAAGACTAAGCAGCATAAGTAACGGAGTTGATATTGTTTCATGATAGATTCAAGATTTTGAACATGTTAAAAAAGAAAGTATATAACAATACGAAATAGGCAGCTAGACATTCCTAGATGATTTTTTCCTATTACCTCCGCATTTGGCCGATTTCATTCACAGATCTTCAGTCACAACAATTGGCTACTTAACCGAGAACTGGAAATTCAAAAAACATTTGCATCCTTTAGATTACATGTGATTTTACGTTGATATTTTACTGTCATTTTCATTCATAAAAGCAGTTGTTTACATGAATctatgtaattttcattattattattattattaccatcGTCATCGTCATCATAATCttcatcgtcatcgtcatcgtaATCGTAATCGTCATTATCATCGTCATCGTCATTATTATCGTTatgatgattattattattactactactactattattattattatcatcatcattattattaaagACCAAGCCTCGTGTTTCGTAAGCTGTACTCGAGTTGTAAGTTGTAAACTGATTTTTAAAGTGATGCATATTATAATCGATAACATGCTGATAATCGGAAAAACAGTTAAATACATACTATTTCTGGTGTGCATCGAAAAAAAATCTACATTTTCCTGTCAACATCTTATGTCACATCTTAAACATGcctaataaaagaaatttttaattgtatATAATACTCTCTTTTAAAATTCCTAATAAAAATAAACGAAAACTCGAATTAAAATATTGCTAcacagtttat includes the following:
- the LOC143214152 gene encoding uncharacterized protein LOC143214152, giving the protein MADNVHRKSHKLSDGSSRKTSNTVHRTTTETIRLGEPEKLYQPVSLTSSSNVTASNQCRKKTSSFQITSVTVGCRMSNDAGEDSNDDLDESHTEDNSVEHSRITDIDIETPSYSEDTFSKEDVFFNTSNAALSTAPVIPTSSQYGLAIVPSEGSNVINSVNDSNINTLDITSVTDNNIINLLSSNAKQDADLREVHSHGRNERFKVVKIESTEPFKRGRWTCMDYLDHTSVNQPTAISTPKVSDPNEVCISYGVTDSGIVIPDSSKQSVISEEKGIGIDSNGQVSTHQDVHASIGVPNNPATVTNANYAVSNSIPPNAQHNPTQVQTQQKVQAPTQIPPYFQSTTQQLTSQSQQQQQQQQQQQQGGQGSTLPSNLQPAHPNNLTQPQSMPQGSIPIITQTGNNNVTAQQNIAHSKEDTYVTVSTQNQSMPVQTVCQPSVQQPPVPTSQAPNILVTQQQQQQHAPPPQQQQQQQQQQPPQPLQTQISESLTAIQGMQSIQNIHKVPQTGAQQTSSTIHAPGAPVQSQVIPPTQMQPQTSGSNAQVQMAQVSASCQNVVGGLQQGSMTFHQSDPEQDSIAGIVTASTTQSADTALLESLTEVTQGSDEHHTLEDNESMSGTSAVAIDNKIEQAMDLVKSHLMFAVREEVEVLKEKIAELMDRINQLEAENSILKAHATPETLAQLSQSNAKLPQNSSGNGQ
- the LOC143214157 gene encoding RCC1-like G exchanging factor-like protein yields the protein MLNVMKTCIKKSARKRSESIRLNKPENKKSILKELPVFQYPVSDPGTHRVYVWGLAAHGALGILKRSLDMKGFYYVAQPKRLLFGEKHNVTNITCGYGFTAFAVSSKDENILYGSGINTDSQLGFNNLDRKFPNDLIIDPRPIILPLKESSSRVIDIAAGRAHLLVLTNEGLFTLGNNAYGQCGRPIISNEEYNKSKVVHHISDIKGKRIKAVTAGQDHSILLTESGEVYTFGWGADGQTGLAHYQNEYRPTLVKGDLAGQHIIKVACIADCVLALSDKGKVFGWGNSEYGQLFTTGDNQQINIATELNRLEQLGRITDIASGGCFCMALNDAGDVYVWGYGILGFGPEIKNISQPTQIPSILFGKNAYEKNTKVIKIFCGMSHLAALTNIGDLYMWGCNKFGSLGLGHIKDQCFPLKVTVGAQVKKVACGIDHTVTLCKPFI